ATTCTTATAGGGATACCATTTGCAACTTGATTATTAATTAAGCAATTAGGATATCGATCTACCACTTTGCTGCTGATTTCAATATCTCTGTTAATTGGACCGGGATGCAGAATGGGAATTTCTTTATTATTTAAGGATAATTTCTCTGGGGTTAAGCCATAATCCAAACTATATGAATCAATGCTATTTAGTAAATTTTCCATCATTCTCTCTTTCTGGAGTCTTAAAACAATAATGGCATCTGCAATTTTTATTGATTCTTCCAATGATCTGGAAATTGTTATGGAACCTCTTGATTTAACTGGATCTTCTGTTTGATTTGGCGCGGGGGTTTTTAAAAAATTGATAAATTCATCAGGTATTAATGTCTTTGGACCACATAAGATTATATCGGCGCCGAATGCACTCAAAGCCCAAAGATTTGACCTGGCAACCCTTGAATGATTAACGTCGCCAATTATTAAAATTTTTTTGGAATTTAAAACCTCTGGATTCAGTGTTTTTTGGGAAAAGAATTTTATCAATGTATAGATGTCAAGCAATCCTTGGCTGGGATGGCTATGTAATCCATCTCCCGCATTGAGAACCGAAGTCTTGGCATTTATTGCATCAAGTTTTTTTGCGATCTCAAAGGTTATATAACTTGATGAATGTCTGATAACTAATGTATCTGCCCCCATAGCAGAATAAGTTATGGCTGTATCAATTATTGTTTCGCCTTTTGTTAAAGAGCTGGAGGATGGCGCAAACGTTTGGACATCGGCAGAAAGTCTTTTTGCTGCAAGCTCAAAACTATTTTTTGTTCTTGTACTAGCTTCAAAAAATAAAGAAGTTACCAAAGTCCCTTGTAAGGCCGGTATCTTTTTTGTACCTGCATTTTTTAGTGCATCAAATCTATTAGCTAATTCAAATACTGACTCATAATCTTTAATTGAAAAATTAGCTAGTGTGTGGATATGTTTATGAGGCCAAATTTGCATTACGCTTAAAAAGATAAATGATTATTGAAATTTAGGTGTTCTGTCACCTTTTAATCTTTTACTTACACTCCTACTATTTTTGAGATACCAACGCCATTTTATATTTTTTGCCTTTGATATGCCAATTCTCGTAGTTTGAATAAGATCTTTTTCTTCTAGAGTGGAGTCTCGTGGAGAAATCCATAAAGATTTGTTATTAAGAACTTCAAGTGAGTTAAATGAAATGTCTACACTGAATGTTTTTGTTACTAGACCAGGTCCAGAAGCTAATCTTTCATCTTTATTAGAGATAGAAACTGATCTTATCAAAACACCACTCGCAAAATTTTCTTTATCAGTAACTATGTTTAAACAATGATGAATGCCATAAGATTTGTAAATATAAAATGTGCCAGGTTTGCCAAATAATGATTTGTTTGATTCAGTCATTTTGCGGTAGCCATGACAGGCCTCTTCTTCCTGTGAATAAGCTTCAGTTTCAACAATTACCCCTTTAATTTGATCTATCTCATTATTTTTTTTTATGAGGTAACAGCCTATTAAATCAGGAGCAACAAGTTTAGAGTGCCGATAAAAAAAATTTTTTGGAAAGAATTTTTCTTCTATTTTTCAATATCTATCTAATAACATATTTAGCTGAGAAAAATAATTAAGGCTATTAAATTATATTTATTTTCAAAAAGATGTGATTATTTTTTTAAATTATTTGAAATTCAAAGGATATGTAAATAAGTTGTTCTTAATAAACTATTATTTAATAAGAAAAATATTAAATGTATGACAAAAATAACTAAAGAGGAAGTAAAAAAAGTTGCTCATTTAGCAAGATTAGAACTTAACGAGAATGAAATTAATAATCATGTAAAACAATTAGAGAAGATATTGGATTATATAAGACAACTTGAAAAAATTGATACAGATGATGTCCCCTGTACAACGAGAGCTATAGAGGTTGTAAATGTATTTAGAAAAGACGAAAAGAAAAATTCTGATTGCAATGAAGAACTTTTAGAATTGGGTCCATCGAGAGAAGATAAATATTTTAAAGTACCAAAAATTATTAATGAATGAGTAAGTTAGTTGCTTCCAATAAATGTTTTGTTGACTATCTTTAATAAAAATTTTTTTATCTTAAAGCTTGGATATAAATTTATGATTTTTCTTATTTTCCCCCTCTTTTTGCTATGACTCCTTACTCCTATTAATAAATCATAAATAAAGTTAAAAATGTCTTCTTTACTTTCAAATATCCCAACTCTTTGAGGTGAACCTTTTTTATCTAATAATGGCTTAGTTTTTTCATAAGCTACTTTGTATTCAAACCAAGGAATTGAAGGCCAAAGATGGTGAATAAGATGGTAATTTTGACCCATTATTAATAAATTCATGAACTTACTTGGGTAAACTCTAGAATTAATCCATTTATTTCTTGATCGAAAGGGTCTATGAGGAAGATAATCAAAAAATATTCCTAGAGTAACTCCCACCATTAATGCTGGTCCAAACCATAGATTATAGATTAAATTCATAAAGTCAAATTTTATTCCTGCTAAAATAATCGTTATAAAGATAGATCTTTCGACACCCCATTGTAGTAATTCATATTTTCTCCAAAGCTTTCTTTGAAAGAAAAATACTTCATGATAGAAAAATCTTGGAGCAATTAGCCAAATTGGACCAAAAGTACTTACTATATGATCTGGATCATTTTTGGGGTGATTTACATGAATATGATGTTGTAGATGTACTCTTGTGAAAACAGGGAAACTAAATCCTAAAAGAATTGCTGAGCCGTGACCCATTGCCTGATTTATCCAAGGAATAGGATGAGCAGCTTTATGACATGCATCATGAATAACAGTACCTTCAATATGTAAAGCTAAGAAGGCTGTTGCTACTAATAAAGGTAAAGGCCAAACACCCCTATACCATTGCCAGATACTAAGAAAAGCGAGAAAATAACCACCAAAAAAAAGACCTAATGTTGGATTCCAAAAACTTGGCGGATCTACGTAGTTTTTAATCTCCTTTTGCCAATTAAACGTTCCCGAAGAATTAGTAATTTTTGATGTTTTTTTATTGGTTAAGTTTGAAATCGTTCCTTACATTCTTCAAATAATATAACTGATATTTTTATATGATTGTATGTTCCTACCGAAAAAAATTTCTTTTAAGAGATATTGAATTTAATTTAATGTGTCAAATTAATCATCTTAAGAAAAAAAAATTTTTAAAATAAACCTCTTTCAATTATTATTTTATTTGAGCGGTCGTGGCGGAATTGGTAGACGCGCGAGTTTTAGGTACTCGTATCTTCGGGTGTGGGAGTTCAAGTCTCCCCGACCGCACTTAAGGGAATTCTAATAGATAGTTTGTTTATCTATATCAACTTCTTATAATTTGTTTAGTAGATGATTTAATGAATAGTTTTATCTTTTATTTAGGAACTTTTTATATATTAATTGGGACCATTTTTTTATTTGTGCCTATAATTTATCTTGAGCTCGGGAGACCAAAAGACTTAATAAAAGCTTTTTTAAATTTATTAATTGGCTTTATTTTAATAGTAAAAAATAAAACTATCGATGAATCATTTTCAATTATTTTCCTTTTATTAACATTATTAGTTGTTTTTTATGTAGTAGAACTTTTTTTATCAAGATGGAATCAACTAACAGATCAAGAGAAGAGCAAATTAACTACCTTTTTAGAATTAAAAAATAATTTTTCTAAAATATTTGAAGCTATTAACCTAGGATTAAGTAATTTAAAGAAACCTTTGAATTTTTTTAATTTTGTCAGCAAAAATAAAATTACAACTAAAAAAAAGTGGGTAAGAAACGATAAAAATGATAATATGAATGTTTAAAAACAAATTAAAATAAATTGGTTATTTGCAACATCCCCAAAAAAACTAAAGGTCAATTAAGAAAGAATATAATAAATTAGATTTATTTAAACAATTCTATTGATCACTAATATTTTTATATTTTTGTATGAAATCTCAAAATAAAAAAGAAAACAAATCAGACTTTTCTTACAAAGAAACTTTAAATTTACTTACAACTGACTTTTCAATGCGTGCAAACTCAGTTGTAAGAGAACCTGAGATTCAGACTTTTTGGGCTAAAAATAATATTGATTTCGAATTAGGTTCAAACAACTCAGGCAACACATTTACGTTACACGATGGCCCCCCTTATGCAAATGGTGCGCTGCATATGGGCCATGCTCTTAACAAAGTTTTAAAAGATATAATTAACAAATACAAAACCTTGAGAGGATATAAGGTGCATTATGTTCCAGGCTGGGACTGTCATGGCTTACCTATTGAATTAAAAGTACTTCAGAATTTGAAATCTGATGAAAGAAAGAATCTTGATCCTTTAAATCTAAGAAAAAAAGCAACAGATTATGCATATAAACAAATAAATACTCAAATGGAGGGCTTTAAAAGATGGGGGATCTGGGGAGATTGGGACAACCCTTACTTAACCCTGAAGAAAAGTTATGAATCTGCTCAGATTGGTGTATTTGGGAAAATGTTTCTAAATGGATATATTTATAGAGGTCTTAAACCTGTTCATTGGAGTCCAAGTTCTAGGACTGCACTAGCAGAAGCAGAGTTAGAATATCCTGAAGAACATTATTCAAAAAGTATTTATGTTTCCTTAAAAATTAATAAAGTATCTGAAGAAATCCTACTGAACCTCTGTAAGGAAAATCCCCATATCAAAAAGGATTTTTTTCTAGATAATTCTTTCATAACCATTTGGACTACTACCCCCTGGACCATACCGGCAAATGAAGCAGTTGCTGTAAATCCTAAAATTACCTACGTTTTTGCTCTTGACGAAGAGAAACGAATATACCTTTTCGCAAAAGAATTATTTTATGAAATCAGTAAGAAATTTAATAAAAATTTGAAGACTCTTCTGGAAGTTAAAGGAGCTACTTTAGAAGATATTGAATATCAACACCCTACTAAAAATAAAAATTGCAGAATTGTGATTGGGGGAGATTACATTACTACTGAATCAGGTACTGGAATCGTTCATACTGCGCCAGGACATGGAATAGATGATTTTAATGTGGGGAAAAAATATAATCTACCCATAACGTGTGTTGTTGACGAAAAAGGGAATCTAAATGAATATTCAGGTCAATTTAAAGGATCAAATGTTCTTAAGGACGCAAATGATTTAATTATTGAATATTTAAAGGGAAACAATTTGCTTTTATTAAAAGAAAACTACAAGCATAAATATCCTTACGATTGGAGAACCAAAAAACCAACTATTTTTAGGGCAACAGAACAATGGTTTGCATCGGTTAATGGCTTTAGAACATCTGCATTAAAGGCAATAGAAGATGTTAAATGGATGCCAGAAACTGGAAAGAAAAGAATTTATTCTATGGTTGTTGGTAGAAGTGATTGGTGTATTTCAAGACAAAGGTCTTGGGGGGTGCCAATTCCAGTTTTTTATAAAAAAAATGATAATGAAATTTTACTTAATAGCGAGATCATTAATCATATTCAAGAACTTTTTAGTAAACATGGAGCAGATATTTGGTGGGATTGGGATGTAAAAAATTTATTGCCAGAAAATTATGTCAAAGAATCTGATTTATGGAAAAAAGGAACAGATACAATGGATGTTTGGTTTGATTCAGGTTCTAGCTGGGCCGCAGTTTGTGAACAAAGAAGTGAATTAAAGTATCCAGCTGATCTTTATTTAGAGGGCTCAGATCAACATCGAGGATGGTTCCAGTCTTCTTTACTTACATCTGTTGCAGTTAATAATAAACCTCCCTATAAGAAAGTTTTAACGCATGGCTTCGCACTTGATGAAAACGGAAGAAAAATGAGCAAATCTTTAGGTAACGTTGTTGATCCAAATATAATTATTAATGGAGGTAATAATAAAAAGACTGAACCTGCTTATGGTGCTGATGTTTTAAGGCTATGGGTAAGCTCTGTAGATTATTCGGTGGATGTTCCAATTGGTTCAAATATACTAAAGCAACTTTCAGACGTTTATAGAAAAGTTCGTAATACTGCGAGATATCTTCTAGGTAATATTCATGATTATGATCCTAAAATTGATAGTTTTGAATTTGATCAATTGCCACTTCTAGATCAATGGATGTTAGGCAGATTAGTTGAGGTTACAGATCAAATATCAAATGCTTATGAAAATTATGAATTTTCAAAATTTTTCCAAATCTTACAAAGTTTTTGCGTTGTAGATCTATCAAATTTTTATTTGGATATTGCAAAGGATAGGTTATATGTAAGTTCTAAATCACAATTCAGGAGAAGATCATGTCAGTTTGTAATGTCAAAAGTTGTTGAAAATTTAGCCGTACTCATTTCTCCAGTGCTTTGTCATATGGCGGAAGATATTTGGCAAAATATTCCATATTCAACCAAAGAAAAATCAGTATTTCAAAGAGGATGGCCAATATTTTCGCAGTCTTGGAAAAATCAAACTCTTAATGACCAAATTGCAAACTTAAGAAATTTGAGAGTTGAGATTAACAAAGCTATAGAAGGATGTAGGAACAAACAAATAATTGGAGCAGCTTTAGAAACTGAAGTTAATTATTTACCTGAAGATAAAGTTATAAAAGATTCTCTAACTTGGCTTAAACAATTTGGCAATGAAGAAGTAGATTTATTTAGAGATTGGCTTATAGTTTCAAATTTTCAAGTAGTATCTGATTTGGTAGAGAATTCACTAACTATAGATAATAATAAATTGGGAAAAATTCAAATATTAAAAGCTCATGGTAAGAAATGCGATAGATGTTGGCATTATCAAAAAGAAACTTTTAGCGGAATCCAAAATACAAAATTATGCAAGAGATGTTTTAATATAATTAATCTGAAAGATACTTAGATCCAGTTTTTTTGATTCAAAAATAAAACTGAGTTTTTGTTTTCTCTTATTAATTTATCTTTAGTTTCTTTGAATGGGGCATTGTAAAGCTTAAAGTTCGTAAGTACGTATCAAAATTCTATAACTTTTTAAAAAAATCTATTTAAATTCTATGGCTAGTATAGTTGCTGAAACCTTTGAAAATAATTTTTCTAACAGTTATGTTTGATTTTATTTGAAAATTTAACCTTCTAATTTAAAAATCCTATTTAGTATCAGTGAACTTATTTTTTCTAGATTATTTAATAAATCAATTTCTGCCACTTTCTGAGAAGCATGAGTTTCTTCCATTTTTAGGAAATTTAATTAATCAATTTCTGCCACTTTCTGAGAAGCATGAGTTTCTTCCATTTTTAGGAAATTTAATTATTGACCATTGAATTAACCCTAAAACATAAACTAACAATGAAAATAGTCCTAAAAACTTTGCTATTGGCTGACTAAAGTTAGCACCAAATAAAAAATTAAATAAGCTTTTAATAACTCTGTATAAATTTGAAGAGGGTTGAAGCCAAATTTCACAAGCGGGTGAATTAATTAAAGAAAAACAGCTTATATTTTTTAGACTTTGAATTAAGAAATTAAGAGATATAAAAGTTAGTGACCATCTCCAAACTTTTGTCGTAGTAATAATAGAGCATGAAAAATCATATTCTTTTAATTCATCATTGATATCATGCCAAAACCAAACTGAAATTGTCATTAACAATGTTGAAATATTTGTTACTAACAGCCCATAATTATATTCTCCTACTAAAAGCAAAAGACTTATAAAAAACAAGATGGATATCTTCCAATAGATAGATAAAAGCTTATTAACAACTTTATTTCTTTTTTTAATTGACCACAAGAATAACGTAAAAGGAATACCAATTAGGAAAATTATTGAGATTTGAAAAGTTATCCAAATAGAAATTTGATTAGGAAAGTTCAAAACTTTTTAATTTTTACTCACATTATAAATTAAACATCAAACTGATACTCTTTAACTTACTATTGTCATAGTTATGAATATTATTTATTTTTTATATTAGTGCTAAAAAATAAATTGATAATTTCATGAGACAGCATGTAAATCCCTTGAGCAATAATTTTGATGAAATCGAGAGAATTCCTTCCTTGATTGAATTGTTTGAGGATTCTAAATTGCCAATTCATTTGGATATAGGTTGTGCTTCAGGTGATTTTTTATTTGATTTAGCTTTTGTGAATGCAAATTGGAACTATTTGGGAATTGAAATCCGTGAGAGATTAGCTAGAAATGCTAAATCAAAAGCGAAAGGAATAGGAATCAAAAATTTATATTTTGCATTTGGCAATGCTTATAAAATACTAAATGCTTCCAATAATCAATTTATTATAAAAAATGTAAAAAGTATCTCCTTTAATTTCCCAGATCCATGGTTTAAAAAAAGACATTTCAAGAGGCGTATAATTCAACCAGAGTTTATTGATATTCTCTCAAATTCAATGCAAGAAGGATCTCTAATATTCATAAAGACTGATGTAGAAGATTTATTTGATTATATGGAGTGCACGATATCAAGTAATATAAGTTTTAAAAAAATAGATAAGAAGAAATTTAATTATTCCGATAGTTTCAATCCAAATAAAGTTCAAACTAATAGGGAAAAATATGTGATAGATAATGAACTTGAAATTTTTGAAAGTATTTATAAAAAAATTTGATCAATAATTAAAATAATATTTTTTTAATTTCATTCCTTAACTTGTTTGTTATTTCACTTGATAAAGATTCAGCTGTATTTTTATTTTTGGCTTCTATGAGAACTCTTATTAGCGGCTCTGTGCCGCTAGGCCTAATGTAGATTCTACAATTTTCGGAGTAGTTTAAATGATAATTTTCTATAATTTGATCAATTAAGATCCTCGTTTTTGGATTTATTTCATTAATTTTAAAAGCTAAATTAATATTGGTTAATTTTTGAGGGAAAGGGTTAAAACTACTATTAAGCCAATCATTTAAAGTAATATTTTTCTTTTTACAGTATTTAGAAATTTGAAGCGCAGTTAAAATTCCATCTCCCGAAAAGTTATTAATTTTTGAGAGAATATGACCTGATTGCTCACCTCCTAATACAGCTCTTTTTTCCTTAATTGCCTTATGAACGTATTTATCTCCTACATCAGTTCTATGCAAAATTCCGCCAATTTTGTTCCAAGCTTTTTCAAAACCTAGATTTGCCATTTGAGTTGAAATTAGTAAATTTTTTGTAAGGAGATTTTGTTCCATAAGTTCTCTACCCCAAAGAAAAAGAATATGATCTCCATCTAATACATTTCCTTTAGAATCAACTCCTATTACTCTATCAGCATCTCCATCGAAGCTAAAGCCCATATCTGCGGGACTCTCTTCTAGCGCTCTTTTTAATGGTTCAAGGTTAGTCGAACCACAATTCATATTAATTTTTTCACCATTTTTAGTGTTATTGATAACTCTTACATCAGCGCCAAGATTTTGAAAAATTGTTTTTGCACAGGTTGTCGCTGATCCATAGCATGTGTCTAATATTATTTTCATACCGCTTAAATTTTCTCCGCCCATTGATTGGATTAGGTTTTTCATATAAATATCCATAAGATCTTTATTAGCTTTTAAAGTGGTCTCTTTTGTAGGAACTGATATATTTTGATTTGCATCTTCAATAAATTTTTGAATTTTATTTTCAAAATTTTCGGTAATTTTTTGACCATTATGATCAAAGATTTTTATTCCGTTATATTCGGGCGGATTATGACTTGCAGAAATCATTATTCCACTACTAAACATTTCTTGTTGGATTAAAAATGGGATGGCTGGTGTAGGACAGATTCCAAGATTTATAAATTTTTTGCCACTCGCATTGATTCCCTTTGTTATTGCCTGAAGCAGAATATTTCCGCTAATCCTTGTATCTCTTCCAATTAATATTGGATTATTGCTTTTTAAATTCGAACCTAGAGCATATCCAACTTTGAATGCTAGAGAATAAGTTATCTCTTTATTAAATATTCCTCTTATTCCATCAGTTCCAAAGATTGATTGCATAATTAGGTGTCAGAAATCAAAGATATCTTGATCATTATTCATTGTTTATCTTATCAGTTGATTAAAAGGTAAACGATTCAAATTCTCTTTATTTGTCTAACTTAATTAAGATGTTTTTAGTTAGTAGTTTTTTTAGTGCAATCTGAAGGTAGAGAACAACTTTTAAACACAAATTTAAAAGTAATAATTGTTTTGCTTATTACTGTTTTAATTATTTCTTTGGTTCTGTTTCGAAATCTCTTTTTTAAATCGACTTATCTTATTAAGAGTTTTGGAGAATTATCTATGGAGCCTGAATTAGCTTTTAAAAATAATAAACCTACTTTCCTTGAATTTTATGCAGAGTGGTGTGAAGTATGCAAAGAAATGGCTCCAGAAGTATCTGCTCTAAAAGAGAAATACGAAAAAGATGTCAATTTTGTTTTTCTAAATGTTGATAATCAAAAATGGGGAAATTATATCCTAAAATTTGGTGTCAATGGAATTCCTCAAGTTAATCTTTTTGATAGAGAAAGTAATTTAAAATCTACCTTTATAGGCAAACAAGATGATTCAACAATAAGAAAAGCACTTGCTGATTTGGAAAAAGAAGTGGAATCTAAAGAAGAAATTTTTAATCCTGAATTTTCAACAATCAAAGTAAATAAAAATAATGAAATTAATCCTAGAAGTCATGGATAACTTTTACCAATCTAGAGATTTGGCTACAGTTGGGAAGCTTTTTTTAAAAATAGATTTGCAATTTTGGGCAATAGACTTATGTTCTTCTTGCGTACCATTAGCTGATCTTAAATGAATGTAATGTATCCATGATCTGCATGATCCAGACATGTAGATTCTCGTTGGAGTTGCTAATGGTAGAACAAATCTCGCACACTCTTTAGCTATTCCTTCAGCAAGTAAATCTTCATATAGTTCTGAAGCAGCTTTAAAATGAGATGCAATTTTTGTATTGAATCTTTTTTTTAACTCATCAGGGAGATCAGGAATAGAATTTTGTCTATTTTTGAAATCTTGTCTTCTTAAATCAGGCAACGGAATATTCCCTAATTGCGAACTGTCTGCATATCTCTGTGAGAATTCCTGAAACGTAAATGATCTATGTCTTAGAATTTGAGCTGCAATTCCTCTGTTGGTTTCTATTTGTAAAGTCATAAATGACTGTTCAAAGACGCTCCAATGTTCATTTTTTATACAATAACTCAATAATTTTGAATAGTCTTCATTTTTCTGATTGTTTGGATTACTTACTCTTGCAATGTAAGCCATTGTTTTTTCAGCATCGGGAGTTAGCGAAATCAGTTCAACTTTACTCATTTTTATATTTTGGCTAGAGTTACTTTTTCTGGTTGATTTTGGTATTTACCTCTTCTGTCTTCATATGTTGTAGAACAAGGATCTCCTTCAAAAAATAGTAGTTGGCATATCCCCTCGTTAGCATAAATTCTGCAATCTGCACCTGAACTATTACTAAACTCTAGGGTTAGATGGCCTTCCCATCCTGCTTCTGCTGGGGTTGTATTAACAATGATTCCTAGTCTTGCGTATGTACTTTTACCTATGCAAATTACGGTTATATTTTCTGGCACTTTCATCTTTTCTAGAGCTACACCTAAACCATAGGAGTGAGCAGGCAGAATAAAGAAGTCTCCATCATCATCATGGTGAAGAACAGTTTT
This region of Prochlorococcus marinus str. GP2 genomic DNA includes:
- the ileS gene encoding isoleucine--tRNA ligase, with the translated sequence MKSQNKKENKSDFSYKETLNLLTTDFSMRANSVVREPEIQTFWAKNNIDFELGSNNSGNTFTLHDGPPYANGALHMGHALNKVLKDIINKYKTLRGYKVHYVPGWDCHGLPIELKVLQNLKSDERKNLDPLNLRKKATDYAYKQINTQMEGFKRWGIWGDWDNPYLTLKKSYESAQIGVFGKMFLNGYIYRGLKPVHWSPSSRTALAEAELEYPEEHYSKSIYVSLKINKVSEEILLNLCKENPHIKKDFFLDNSFITIWTTTPWTIPANEAVAVNPKITYVFALDEEKRIYLFAKELFYEISKKFNKNLKTLLEVKGATLEDIEYQHPTKNKNCRIVIGGDYITTESGTGIVHTAPGHGIDDFNVGKKYNLPITCVVDEKGNLNEYSGQFKGSNVLKDANDLIIEYLKGNNLLLLKENYKHKYPYDWRTKKPTIFRATEQWFASVNGFRTSALKAIEDVKWMPETGKKRIYSMVVGRSDWCISRQRSWGVPIPVFYKKNDNEILLNSEIINHIQELFSKHGADIWWDWDVKNLLPENYVKESDLWKKGTDTMDVWFDSGSSWAAVCEQRSELKYPADLYLEGSDQHRGWFQSSLLTSVAVNNKPPYKKVLTHGFALDENGRKMSKSLGNVVDPNIIINGGNNKKTEPAYGADVLRLWVSSVDYSVDVPIGSNILKQLSDVYRKVRNTARYLLGNIHDYDPKIDSFEFDQLPLLDQWMLGRLVEVTDQISNAYENYEFSKFFQILQSFCVVDLSNFYLDIAKDRLYVSSKSQFRRRSCQFVMSKVVENLAVLISPVLCHMAEDIWQNIPYSTKEKSVFQRGWPIFSQSWKNQTLNDQIANLRNLRVEINKAIEGCRNKQIIGAALETEVNYLPEDKVIKDSLTWLKQFGNEEVDLFRDWLIVSNFQVVSDLVENSLTIDNNKLGKIQILKAHGKKCDRCWHYQKETFSGIQNTKLCKRCFNIINLKDT
- a CDS encoding fatty acid desaturase, with the protein product MKNYVDPPSFWNPTLGLFFGGYFLAFLSIWQWYRGVWPLPLLVATAFLALHIEGTVIHDACHKAAHPIPWINQAMGHGSAILLGFSFPVFTRVHLQHHIHVNHPKNDPDHIVSTFGPIWLIAPRFFYHEVFFFQRKLWRKYELLQWGVERSIFITIILAGIKFDFMNLIYNLWFGPALMVGVTLGIFFDYLPHRPFRSRNKWINSRVYPSKFMNLLIMGQNYHLIHHLWPSIPWFEYKVAYEKTKPLLDKKGSPQRVGIFESKEDIFNFIYDLLIGVRSHSKKRGKIRKIINLYPSFKIKKFLLKIVNKTFIGSN
- the trmB gene encoding tRNA (guanosine(46)-N7)-methyltransferase TrmB, whose translation is MRQHVNPLSNNFDEIERIPSLIELFEDSKLPIHLDIGCASGDFLFDLAFVNANWNYLGIEIRERLARNAKSKAKGIGIKNLYFAFGNAYKILNASNNQFIIKNVKSISFNFPDPWFKKRHFKRRIIQPEFIDILSNSMQEGSLIFIKTDVEDLFDYMECTISSNISFKKIDKKKFNYSDSFNPNKVQTNREKYVIDNELEIFESIYKKI
- the gatC gene encoding Asp-tRNA(Asn)/Glu-tRNA(Gln) amidotransferase subunit GatC; amino-acid sequence: MTKITKEEVKKVAHLARLELNENEINNHVKQLEKILDYIRQLEKIDTDDVPCTTRAIEVVNVFRKDEKKNSDCNEELLELGPSREDKYFKVPKIINE
- the dcd gene encoding dCTP deaminase, with protein sequence MLKNDLWINQKAAEGMISPFQSNLVRHLEPNNQQKPVLSYGCSSYGYDLRLSSKEFLIFRHIPGTVMNPKKFNPNNLEKTVLHHDDDGDFFILPAHSYGLGVALEKMKVPENITVICIGKSTYARLGIIVNTTPAEAGWEGHLTLEFSNSSGADCRIYANEGICQLLFFEGDPCSTTYEDRRGKYQNQPEKVTLAKI
- a CDS encoding DNA-3-methyladenine glycosylase is translated as MEEKFFPKNFFYRHSKLVAPDLIGCYLIKKNNEIDQIKGVIVETEAYSQEEEACHGYRKMTESNKSLFGKPGTFYIYKSYGIHHCLNIVTDKENFASGVLIRSVSISNKDERLASGPGLVTKTFSVDISFNSLEVLNNKSLWISPRDSTLEEKDLIQTTRIGISKAKNIKWRWYLKNSRSVSKRLKGDRTPKFQ
- a CDS encoding aspartate carbamoyltransferase catalytic subunit, which encodes MQIWPHKHIHTLANFSIKDYESVFELANRFDALKNAGTKKIPALQGTLVTSLFFEASTRTKNSFELAAKRLSADVQTFAPSSSSLTKGETIIDTAITYSAMGADTLVIRHSSSYITFEIAKKLDAINAKTSVLNAGDGLHSHPSQGLLDIYTLIKFFSQKTLNPEVLNSKKILIIGDVNHSRVARSNLWALSAFGADIILCGPKTLIPDEFINFLKTPAPNQTEDPVKSRGSITISRSLEESIKIADAIIVLRLQKERMMENLLNSIDSYSLDYGLTPEKLSLNNKEIPILHPGPINRDIEISSKVVDRYPNCLINNQVANGIPIRMALLYLLQKHNK
- the glmM gene encoding phosphoglucosamine mutase; amino-acid sequence: MQSIFGTDGIRGIFNKEITYSLAFKVGYALGSNLKSNNPILIGRDTRISGNILLQAITKGINASGKKFINLGICPTPAIPFLIQQEMFSSGIMISASHNPPEYNGIKIFDHNGQKITENFENKIQKFIEDANQNISVPTKETTLKANKDLMDIYMKNLIQSMGGENLSGMKIILDTCYGSATTCAKTIFQNLGADVRVINNTKNGEKINMNCGSTNLEPLKRALEESPADMGFSFDGDADRVIGVDSKGNVLDGDHILFLWGRELMEQNLLTKNLLISTQMANLGFEKAWNKIGGILHRTDVGDKYVHKAIKEKRAVLGGEQSGHILSKINNFSGDGILTALQISKYCKKKNITLNDWLNSSFNPFPQKLTNINLAFKINEINPKTRILIDQIIENYHLNYSENCRIYIRPSGTEPLIRVLIEAKNKNTAESLSSEITNKLRNEIKKILF
- a CDS encoding thioredoxin domain-containing protein, with translation MEPELAFKNNKPTFLEFYAEWCEVCKEMAPEVSALKEKYEKDVNFVFLNVDNQKWGNYILKFGVNGIPQVNLFDRESNLKSTFIGKQDDSTIRKALADLEKEVESKEEIFNPEFSTIKVNKNNEINPRSHG
- a CDS encoding DUF3177 family protein codes for the protein MNFPNQISIWITFQISIIFLIGIPFTLFLWSIKKRNKVVNKLLSIYWKISILFFISLLLLVGEYNYGLLVTNISTLLMTISVWFWHDINDELKEYDFSCSIITTTKVWRWSLTFISLNFLIQSLKNISCFSLINSPACEIWLQPSSNLYRVIKSLFNFLFGANFSQPIAKFLGLFSLLVYVLGLIQWSIIKFPKNGRNSCFSESGRN
- the thyX gene encoding FAD-dependent thymidylate synthase, which codes for MSKVELISLTPDAEKTMAYIARVSNPNNQKNEDYSKLLSYCIKNEHWSVFEQSFMTLQIETNRGIAAQILRHRSFTFQEFSQRYADSSQLGNIPLPDLRRQDFKNRQNSIPDLPDELKKRFNTKIASHFKAASELYEDLLAEGIAKECARFVLPLATPTRIYMSGSCRSWIHYIHLRSANGTQEEHKSIAQNCKSIFKKSFPTVAKSLDW